A segment of the Cohnella algarum genome:
GTGGGTCAGGACGACGGCCGCAATATCGCCGAAGCCGATGCGAAGCTCCGGGAGCAGCCGCTCCCAGCATGCTTCCGCATCCGGCCAGCGCAAACCGGGATCGATCAGCGTCCAGCCTCCGTCCCCCGGAAGCAAATAGGCGTTCACCCATTTCAAGGAGAACGGCAGCGGGACTTTGACCCGAAGCCAGCCGCCGTCATATACAGTCGTCATATCCGCATTCATAACGTAGATCCGAGCATCCCTTCCGACGCAGCCGGACGACGACGCCGTCATTCGTCCGCATCCGCTTTTTTTACCCGTTATTCGCACATGCTCATTCGCTCGCGACGGAGACTTCGGGCGCGCCCCGACCATCAAAAAAACGTTTAAAATCGTACAAACCCGCACGATAAGTATAGCCCTTTTCCGCCGATGTGGCCAATCACCGATAGATAGATGTCCTCATATGATGGAGTATTCTCGCGTGCCCCCGGGAAGGAAGCCTACGAGTCCTACGCCCAGACATTCGACACGGTGGAAGGAGAACCAAGTATGCCCACCCCGAAAATCGACGTTCAGGTCATCAGCTCCGGCATTTTGGCCGAAGACGTTTTGATGCTGGGGGAATCCGTGATGAAGCAAGCCAAAATCCCGGCCCAGCAGCAGCTTTCGCTACAGTTCGGCTCTTTCAGGCAGTCCGTATCCGTCGTGCCCGTACCGCGATATGACGGCTTGCGCATCAGTCATTCGCTCGCGCGGCGAATGGGGCTCCATTCCGGCACGCCCCTCCGGCTGCAATACCGCTCCGGCTCCCGCACGCTTGCGCTCGGTCCGCTGATCGGGGTTTTGGTCAGCAGAGATTATCCGCAGCAGCCCGACAAGCCGTTCGGAAGCATTACGATGTTCTGCCGGGAACTTGTCGACGCATGCCGGAATCAGGGCGCTTATGTGTATTTTTTCACCCCGTCGGCCATCGCTTCGGGCTCCGGCGGCGTGGAGGGCTGGATTTACAGCTCGGGCTGGCACCGGAGAGCGCTCCCCGCTCCCGACGTCGTCAACAACCGGCTGACGACCCGAAAGCTGGAAAACCAGCCCGCCGTGCAGCGATTTTTGCAGGAAATCAAACAGCGGTACGGCGCGCAAGTGTTTAACGAGAAGTTTCTGGACAAATCCGAAGTGTTCGAAGCGTTGAAGAACGACGGCTCGCTCAGGCGCTATCTTCCCGAATCTTACGTGCTGCGCAGTCTGGCGATGCTGAAAAGCATGGGCTCCCGTTACCCGGTCCTGTTTCTGAAGCCGGTAAGAGGAAGCCTGGGCAAAGGAATTATCCGGTTGTCGCGTTACGGAACGGAAGGATGGCAGGCATCGTTCACAATCGCAGGCGGGACGAAAAAAGCGACGTACCCGAGTATGGCCAAGTTTTTTTCGTCGATATCCGCCAAGTTGAAAACGAAGCGTTACTTGATCCAGCAAGGCCTTCAGTTGATCGAAAGCGGAGGCCGCCCGATCGATTTCCGGGCGTTGACGCAAAAAAACTCCAGCGGCAAATGGACGGTTACGTCGATCGTGGGCCGCATTGCGGGCAACCAGCATTACGTATCGAACCTGGCGCGCGGAGGCACGCTTGCCACCGTTCGGGACGCCGTCGCCAAATCCAATTTGCCCGCCGCATACAGAGCAGACGTATCCGCCAGACTGTCCCGGGCGGCGCTGGAAATCGCAAAGGGCATCGACGCTTACATCCCGGAGCACTTCGGGGAGCTGGGCATCGATCTCGCGCTCGACGCGGGGGGGCGAATCTGGCTGCTGGAAGTGAACTCGAAGCCGTCCAAAAACGATAACACACCATTAAACGAGGGGAAAATCCGCCCTTCGGTGCGGATGATGATTCAATATGCCCGTTTTGTGTCCGGATTTTGACAAAGTCTCTTGCGCCAGGGAAAAGATCGGGGAACTCGGCGTTCTCGTCTGCGAGCTGGACCGCCACCCGCCCTTCGCCGAAGCCGATTTCATCCGGAAGCTGGCTCGCGCGGCACCGCGTTACGGGCTGGACGTATACGCCTTTGCCCCCTGGACCTGGAATGCGAAACGGCAATCGATCCAGGCCTGGAAATGGAAGGTCCCCGAGGGCGGCTGGTACAGGGAAGAGCGCCGGGCGCCCTCGCTCGTGTACGACCGGTCGTGGCCGAGCGGGCCCGAGGAGCGCAGGCGGTTTCGCGACGGCATGAACCGGCTGCAGCATGCCGTTCCGCTGCGGCGGCTGAACGGACGTCTGCCCGGAAAAGTCGAAGTTTACGCCGCGCTGTCCCGGGTAGGCAAGCTTGCCGATTGTCTCCCGCCGACGGCTTTGTACGATGGCAAAAAAAAACTGGCGGATTGGCTCGATCGTTGCGGAGGGGCTGTTTTTCTCAAGCCTTCGAACGGTTCGCAAGGCCGCAGGGTCGCCGCGATCGTTCGTTCCGATCCTTATGACGGCACCGTGACGATCTGCGGACGCACCTCGGGCAACGTCCCGTTTCGGTTGGGCGGAATCGGCGAATCCGTCGCTTTGGAGCGCATTCACCGCTGGATCGGGGACCGGGCTTACATCGTTCAACCGTTCCTTTCGCTGACCGGAGCCGGCGGCGAACCGTTCGACGTGAGGCTTCTGGCGCAAAGAAACGGCAAAGGCGGCTGGGCGCTCGCGGGCGCGGCGATCCGGACCGGACGCTCCGGAACCGTAACCTCCAATTTGCACGGAGGCGGGTCCCCGCACCATGCGGAGACATACCTGTCCGCCCGGTTCGGCAAACCGCAATCCGATGCGCTGCTGCTCGAATTGCGCCGGATTGCCGGCGTCGTCATCCGAAGTCTCGAACAATCGTTCGGAAAGTTTGCGGAGCTCGGGCTGGATTTCGGCATCGACCGGTCCGGCCGGGTCTGGTTTTTGGAGGCCAACTCCAAGCCGGGCAGAGCCGCGATGGCTTGCGCGGGCGGCAAGGCGGCCAAGGCCGCCGCAGAGCGTCCGCTCGCTTACGCCCGATATATCCTGCTTCGACCATCTGGGAGGGTATCTCATGAGTTTGACCTTGTGTAACGTCCACTTCACGCAGCAGCCGGAGCGCATCGTCTGGCTTTCCAGCCCTCTCGCGAAGCAGCTCAAGCTGAACGGACGAAAATCGATTAACGTCAAGCTCGGCCGGGACGTCGTCCCCGCAAAGGTCCGCACCGTCAAGCGGAAAGGAAATCACGTGTTTCTGTCGGCGGGATTAAGGCGGTCCGTGCGAATCCCGAAAGCGGGCAGCGTGTATCTGACAAACGGCAGCGAGGAAATTCAGCTTGGCCCGTTAATCGGAATTTTGACCGACAGCTCGGTCCGTTCCGCCGCCTCGCCGTTCGGCGTTCGGACGGGGTTTATCAAGCAGCTGCTCGCGCTCGGGCAAAAGAAAGCGTACTTCTTTGCTTTTACGCCAAAGGATATCAACTGGCAGCAGGAAACGGTATACGGATGGTTTCTCGACGGCGGCGGCGGCTGGATTCGCAAAATCGTCCCGCTTCCGGACGTCGTGTACAATCGGCTGCCGAGCAGAAGAGCCGAAAACGGCTCCGCGATCGGCCAGCTGCGCGAGCGGTTCGTTCGAAAGCGAATCCCTTTTTTCAACTGGAGCTTTTTCAACAAATCCGACGTCTATTCGCTGCTCGACAAAGACCCCGAAGCGCTGCGCCACCTGCCGGAATCCGTCAACAATCCGACGCCCGAACAGATCAGGGAACTGCTGGAAAAGCATCATTTTCTTTATTACAAGCCGACGGGCGGCAGTCTGGGCGCCGGGATTTATCGTCTGACCTACCATCCCAAACGGGGCTATTTCGTGCGCTACCGGAGGGGATCGGGCAACGTGCTGCTGCGCTTTACGACCTTTTCCGGCTTGATCAAGATGCTCCGCGCCCGCCATGGCAGCGGTTTGTCCGGCTACGTGGTGCAGCAGGGCATCCGGTTGATCGAGATCGACAAATGCCCGATCGATTTCCGGTTCCACATGCACAAGGACGGCAACAACGACTGGGTCGTCGCGGGCATCGGCGCGAAAAAAGCCGGGCGCGGAAGCGTCACGACGCACATTAAAAACGGCGGCTCGCTGATGACGCCCGAACAGGCGCTCAGCCGCACCTTCAAAGACCGGGCGAGCGAAGTGCTGCAGGAGGCGAAGGCCGTCGCGATCAAATTGTCGGAAGCGATCGAACGCAACTACAACCATACGCTCGGCGAACTGGGCCTGGACATCGGCATCGACCAGGACGGCGCCGTCTGGATGTTCGAGGCGAACGCCAAGCCGGGCCGCTCGATTTTCAAGCATCCCGCCCTGCGGGAGCAAGGACGCGCCTCGCTCGAATATATATTGGACCACTGCCTTTACCTTAGCAAATTCCGCCGGAAGGAGGAGCCCTCTGCATGAGCGAAGCCTCCGAGCAATTGACGATGAGCGCCAAGCTCGTGCCGGCCCCGGAAGGCAAGCCGGTGCTGGCGATTCTCACGATCGACGACGACGTGCAGCTTTTTCGGGGCAACCGGCACAATTTCGCCGATCTGATCGCGGCAGGCGAATCGCTTGGCTATTTGGCCTACGTCGTCACCGTGTCGAACTTAAAGCTGAGCCGCCCGCGCGTGCTCGGGTACACGTACCGCCGGGATCGGGAAGTCTGGGTGAAAGCTCTTTTTCCGCGGCCCCATGTCGTGTATAACCGAATTCCGCAGCGGGAGGACGAACGGCTGCCGCGGGTGCGCCGGAAGCTGGTCTCCATCGCCCGGCATCCCGAAATCCAGCTGTTCAACCGCCGTTTTTTCAATAAATGGTCGATGTTTCAATGGCTGAACAGATCGAAGACGGCCAGACCCTATATTCCGGAGACGAAGCGGCTGACGGAGCCCCAGGCGCTGACCTCTCTGATGAAGCGGTATTCGCTCGTCTATTTGAAGCCCGTTCGCGGCAAGGCGGGCGTCGGCATCATGACCGTGCGGACGCAGCCGGAAAAGCATCTGCCCTTCCGGCTTCAGATTCAAAGCGAAAAAGGAAGCCGGACCTACCGATGCTCGTCGGTCCAGAAGCTGTGGGAACGAATCCGGACGCAATCCAGCGCGATCGGCGAGCCGTATATCGCGCAGCGC
Coding sequences within it:
- a CDS encoding YheC/YheD family protein, whose translation is MSEASEQLTMSAKLVPAPEGKPVLAILTIDDDVQLFRGNRHNFADLIAAGESLGYLAYVVTVSNLKLSRPRVLGYTYRRDREVWVKALFPRPHVVYNRIPQREDERLPRVRRKLVSIARHPEIQLFNRRFFNKWSMFQWLNRSKTARPYIPETKRLTEPQALTSLMKRYSLVYLKPVRGKAGVGIMTVRTQPEKHLPFRLQIQSEKGSRTYRCSSVQKLWERIRTQSSAIGEPYIAQRGIALASYNDRPFDLRALVQKNDSGQWEVTGIGARLAGDTSITTHVPRGGEIEDPEKLLVSVFGQEKAQQVLGKARVAALLLARQIERASKHRMGEMSMDLGVDKTGHIWFFEANSKPMKFDEPHIRKKSLERIFQYSQFLYERVRQTKEGIAR
- a CDS encoding YheC/YheD family protein, which gives rise to MPVLCPDFDKVSCAREKIGELGVLVCELDRHPPFAEADFIRKLARAAPRYGLDVYAFAPWTWNAKRQSIQAWKWKVPEGGWYREERRAPSLVYDRSWPSGPEERRRFRDGMNRLQHAVPLRRLNGRLPGKVEVYAALSRVGKLADCLPPTALYDGKKKLADWLDRCGGAVFLKPSNGSQGRRVAAIVRSDPYDGTVTICGRTSGNVPFRLGGIGESVALERIHRWIGDRAYIVQPFLSLTGAGGEPFDVRLLAQRNGKGGWALAGAAIRTGRSGTVTSNLHGGGSPHHAETYLSARFGKPQSDALLLELRRIAGVVIRSLEQSFGKFAELGLDFGIDRSGRVWFLEANSKPGRAAMACAGGKAAKAAAERPLAYARYILLRPSGRVSHEFDLV
- a CDS encoding YheC/YheD family protein; this translates as MSLTLCNVHFTQQPERIVWLSSPLAKQLKLNGRKSINVKLGRDVVPAKVRTVKRKGNHVFLSAGLRRSVRIPKAGSVYLTNGSEEIQLGPLIGILTDSSVRSAASPFGVRTGFIKQLLALGQKKAYFFAFTPKDINWQQETVYGWFLDGGGGWIRKIVPLPDVVYNRLPSRRAENGSAIGQLRERFVRKRIPFFNWSFFNKSDVYSLLDKDPEALRHLPESVNNPTPEQIRELLEKHHFLYYKPTGGSLGAGIYRLTYHPKRGYFVRYRRGSGNVLLRFTTFSGLIKMLRARHGSGLSGYVVQQGIRLIEIDKCPIDFRFHMHKDGNNDWVVAGIGAKKAGRGSVTTHIKNGGSLMTPEQALSRTFKDRASEVLQEAKAVAIKLSEAIERNYNHTLGELGLDIGIDQDGAVWMFEANAKPGRSIFKHPALREQGRASLEYILDHCLYLSKFRRKEEPSA
- a CDS encoding YheC/YheD family protein, with the protein product MPTPKIDVQVISSGILAEDVLMLGESVMKQAKIPAQQQLSLQFGSFRQSVSVVPVPRYDGLRISHSLARRMGLHSGTPLRLQYRSGSRTLALGPLIGVLVSRDYPQQPDKPFGSITMFCRELVDACRNQGAYVYFFTPSAIASGSGGVEGWIYSSGWHRRALPAPDVVNNRLTTRKLENQPAVQRFLQEIKQRYGAQVFNEKFLDKSEVFEALKNDGSLRRYLPESYVLRSLAMLKSMGSRYPVLFLKPVRGSLGKGIIRLSRYGTEGWQASFTIAGGTKKATYPSMAKFFSSISAKLKTKRYLIQQGLQLIESGGRPIDFRALTQKNSSGKWTVTSIVGRIAGNQHYVSNLARGGTLATVRDAVAKSNLPAAYRADVSARLSRAALEIAKGIDAYIPEHFGELGIDLALDAGGRIWLLEVNSKPSKNDNTPLNEGKIRPSVRMMIQYARFVSGF